A genomic segment from Deinococcus sp. YIM 77859 encodes:
- a CDS encoding helicase-related protein, producing the protein MKYDVGSMVKARGREWIVLPESSEDFLLLKPLGGSELEVTGVYVGPGGESVSSASFALPRADHFSDASSARLLRDAARLAIRSGAGPFRSLARLGVEPRPYQLVPLLMALRLTPVRLLIADDVGIGKTVEAALIARELLDRGEIRRVAVLCPPHLAEQWQAELRTKFGIDAALVLPTTVKRLERQCRVGESIFDRFGHVIVSLDFVKTDRWRDDFLRKAPELVIVDEAHTCAEGGEGRGKRHQRYRLLEGLAADPERHLILVTATPHSGKEDAFRSLLRLLSPEFADLPLDLSGQQNEQARIRLARHLVQRKRADVRSYMDAQTPFPERGDAETTYTLHPDYARLFDDVLAYARESVRDTGEAIHRQRIRWWAALGLLRALASSPAAAAETLLSRASMADEQDPGLIDRVGQDLVYDPAEDEGQTLDTAPGAQTESEASEDTRRLLEFAARAETLRGGKDAKLGKLTAIVKDLLGSGHQPIVFCRFIATAEYVAQALRGGLDGVDVRAVTGRLSPEEREAVVAELGTAERRVLVATDCLSEGINLQRDFSAVIHYDLPWNPTRLEQREGRVDRYGQPSKTVRVVTLYGSDNRMDRIILEVLVRKHRTIRGTLGMSVPAPDEVENILDLVFQKVLLGERRESVMTPLFELPESRDLELRWQQAADREARSRSRFAQRSINPQEVAQELAATRAALGDTLAAERFVLDTLRLAGVTVTAKNGRYQIDRPNLPELRDLFGNGLRVRFDDVQERGTVTLGRNSALVEGLASFVLGQALDDQEGSLAKRAGVIRTAGVTTQTTLLLLRHRFHLNGRKGNRTWQTLAEELDPVAFRGSPADPQWLPEGEVRALFDLQPDSNLPAPVKQQRLEGVLNQADALRPHLIGRAAERARELLEAHERVRGAARGLGATYALASPTPPDVLGLYIFLPQPVAALNGGGRS; encoded by the coding sequence GTGAAGTACGACGTCGGTTCCATGGTCAAAGCCCGCGGACGTGAATGGATCGTCCTGCCCGAATCGAGCGAGGACTTTCTGCTGCTCAAGCCCCTGGGCGGGAGTGAGCTCGAGGTGACCGGCGTGTACGTCGGACCTGGGGGGGAGAGCGTCAGCAGCGCGTCCTTTGCCCTGCCGCGGGCCGACCACTTCTCGGACGCCTCCAGTGCCCGCCTGCTGCGCGACGCGGCCAGGCTCGCCATTCGCAGCGGGGCGGGACCCTTCCGCTCGCTCGCGCGGCTGGGGGTGGAGCCGAGGCCGTACCAGCTCGTCCCCCTGCTCATGGCCCTGCGCCTGACCCCCGTGCGGCTCCTGATCGCGGATGACGTGGGGATTGGCAAGACGGTGGAAGCCGCCTTGATCGCCCGTGAACTGCTCGACCGGGGCGAGATCAGGCGCGTCGCCGTCCTGTGCCCCCCGCACCTCGCCGAGCAGTGGCAGGCCGAGTTGCGGACAAAGTTTGGCATCGACGCGGCGCTCGTCCTGCCCACCACCGTCAAGCGGCTGGAGCGGCAGTGCCGGGTCGGGGAGAGCATCTTTGACCGCTTCGGGCACGTCATCGTGTCGCTGGACTTCGTGAAGACCGACCGCTGGCGTGACGACTTCCTGCGCAAGGCCCCCGAACTCGTCATCGTGGACGAGGCGCACACCTGCGCGGAGGGGGGCGAGGGGCGCGGCAAGCGCCACCAGCGCTACCGTCTGCTGGAGGGTCTGGCCGCCGACCCAGAACGCCACCTCATCCTGGTGACCGCCACCCCGCACTCCGGCAAGGAGGACGCCTTCCGCTCGCTGCTGAGGCTGCTGAGTCCGGAGTTCGCGGACCTGCCCCTCGACCTGTCGGGCCAGCAAAACGAGCAGGCCCGTATCCGGCTGGCCCGGCACCTCGTTCAGCGCAAACGGGCCGATGTGCGCTCGTACATGGACGCGCAGACGCCCTTTCCGGAGCGCGGCGACGCGGAAACGACGTACACGCTGCACCCGGACTACGCCCGCCTGTTTGACGACGTGCTCGCCTATGCCCGCGAGAGCGTTCGGGACACCGGCGAGGCGATCCACCGCCAGCGCATCCGCTGGTGGGCGGCCCTCGGCCTGCTGCGGGCGCTGGCCTCCAGCCCGGCGGCGGCGGCCGAGACCCTCTTGAGCCGGGCGAGCATGGCCGACGAGCAGGACCCAGGGCTGATCGACCGCGTGGGTCAGGACCTGGTGTACGACCCCGCCGAGGACGAGGGCCAGACGCTCGATACGGCACCGGGTGCCCAGACCGAGAGCGAGGCCAGCGAGGACACCCGCCGCCTGCTGGAGTTCGCCGCCCGCGCCGAGACGCTGCGCGGTGGCAAGGATGCCAAGCTGGGCAAGCTCACCGCCATCGTGAAAGACCTCCTCGGCAGCGGACACCAGCCCATCGTGTTCTGCCGCTTTATCGCCACCGCCGAGTACGTGGCGCAGGCGCTGCGCGGCGGACTCGACGGGGTGGACGTGCGAGCCGTGACCGGACGCCTCTCCCCGGAGGAGCGCGAAGCGGTCGTCGCAGAGCTGGGCACTGCCGAGCGGCGGGTGCTCGTCGCCACCGACTGCCTCTCGGAGGGCATCAACCTCCAGCGGGACTTCAGCGCGGTCATTCACTACGACCTGCCGTGGAACCCCACCCGCCTGGAGCAGCGCGAAGGCCGGGTGGACCGCTACGGGCAGCCCAGCAAGACGGTGAGGGTCGTGACCCTGTACGGCTCGGACAACCGCATGGACCGCATCATCCTCGAAGTCCTGGTCCGCAAGCACCGCACCATTCGGGGCACGCTGGGCATGAGCGTCCCGGCCCCCGACGAGGTCGAGAATATCCTCGACCTGGTGTTTCAGAAGGTCCTGCTGGGCGAGCGGCGGGAGAGCGTGATGACGCCCCTTTTCGAGCTGCCCGAAAGCCGTGACCTCGAGCTGAGGTGGCAGCAGGCCGCCGACCGGGAGGCGCGGTCCCGCAGCCGCTTTGCCCAGCGGTCCATCAACCCGCAGGAGGTGGCCCAGGAACTCGCCGCCACCCGCGCGGCCCTGGGGGATACCCTCGCCGCAGAGCGCTTCGTGCTGGACACGCTCAGGCTTGCCGGGGTCACCGTCACCGCGAAGAACGGGCGCTACCAGATCGACCGTCCAAACCTGCCGGAACTGCGCGACCTGTTCGGGAACGGCCTGCGGGTCCGCTTCGACGACGTGCAGGAACGCGGCACCGTGACGCTGGGCCGCAACTCGGCGCTCGTGGAGGGGTTGGCCTCCTTCGTGCTGGGACAGGCCCTCGACGACCAGGAAGGCAGCCTCGCCAAGCGGGCCGGGGTCATTCGCACGGCGGGCGTGACCACCCAGACCACCCTGCTGCTGCTGCGCCACCGCTTTCACCTCAACGGCCGCAAGGGCAACCGCACCTGGCAGACCCTGGCCGAGGAACTCGACCCGGTGGCCTTCCGGGGCAGCCCGGCGGACCCCCAGTGGCTCCCTGAGGGCGAGGTCCGCGCCCTCTTTGACCTTCAGCCGGACAGCAACCTGCCCGCACCGGTCAAGCAGCAGCGGCTAGAAGGCGTGCTCAACCAGGCCGACGCCCTGCGGCCCCACCTGATCGGGCGGGCGGCGGAGCGGGCCCGTGAGCTGCTCGAAGCCCATGAACGCGTGCGCGGGGCGGCCCGTGGCCTGGGCGCGACCTATGCCCTGGCAAGCCCCACGCCGCCCGACGTGCTCGGTCTCTACATCTTCCTGCCTCAACCCGTGGCCGCTCTGAATGGAGGGGGGCGTTCGTGA
- a CDS encoding PhrC/PhrF family phosphatase-inhibitory pheromone — MAQFLQERRDPVAQGVGAAALGLRFCPAGVGPPQAVPGTADALLDGFFGGEAVAFRVEEGAGLCAVGEAQEEVSAEAEALQLDVAQRGMIHERPPPFRAATG; from the coding sequence GTGGCCCAGTTCCTGCAAGAGCGGCGTGATCCAGTAGCGCAGGGGGTCGGCGCTGCCGCGCTCGGCCTTCGCTTCTGTCCAGCGGGCGTAGGCCCCCCGCAGGCGGTCCCAGGAACGGCTGATGCCCTCCTCGATGGGTTCTTTGGGGGCGAGGCCGTAGCTTTCCGGGTCGAGGAGGGTGCGGGCCTCTGTGCGGTCGGTGAGGCTCAGGAGGAAGTCAGCGCTGAGGCCGAGGCCCTCCAGCTTGATGTTGCGCAGCGCGGGATGATTCACGAACGCCCCCCTCCATTCAGAGCGGCCACGGGTTGA
- a CDS encoding N-6 DNA methylase: MYGGLPFLGLPAFGGHLFEPYPLLGYELANSDLYAAVRALSLIEEGRTTRPVNFAGLDAEELGSIYESLLELHPEVNTATGTFRLSTAAGNERKTTGSYYTPSGLIELLLESALDPVIEEALTQPDPVAALKALKVVDPACGSGHFLLAAARRIGLALARAEHGVTHPSPQQLRAATREVIAHCIYGVDLNPMATELARVALWLESAVPGKPLAFLDHRLRSGNSLLGTTPELMRREDEIPEKMVKRVLKPAVKAVTLHLPDEAFAELEGDDKKTVSALKKRNKQEREDLIERAHGSQSLFDVGGDLSGLRRMVEALDRIEPDTLEHVQAQESTWAAIQTHAEHQRLKTLADAWCAAFVAPRVPGAPAITTGTLRTLERDPQSLPEVTALVSELAEQYRFFHWHVEFPDVYARGGFDCVLGNPPWEQIQLDPQEFFAVSRPDIANAPNMATRDRMIERLKSEDTKLYQAYLREKRRTEGLQHFIHSSGRYPKTSFGRLNTAPLFCELSKDSISATGICGLVVPTGIATDSFNQHFFNELIDTRRLRSLYDFENREGIFPGVHRSFKFCTLSVSGRARPNKAASFVFFALRPDDVRDPGKRFTLSPEEIALLNPNTRTAPVFRTARDAAITKGIYQRVPVLLNEATGENPWGVKFMLMFMMNTASRIFRTAAELEAEGWTLSGNRYVRGQAQMLPLYEAKLMHQFDHRFATYTQDGSTRDMTAGEKADPTKLPLPRYWVSEGEVEDRLIQRDKQGRVVWEWGRDWLMGWRDITNATNERTFIGAVYPRRAAGDTFLQMLPDCPMSQIPALLGTLNSFAHDFAVRQKVGGTHLKYNVTRQLPVLPPSTFTPNLLAFITPRVLELTYTAHDLAGFARDLEYDGPPFVWDDERRFWLRAELDALYFHLYGVGRDDVDYIMETFPIVRRKDEARYGTYRTKNAILEIFDEIARVGVEGYRTRLTPGPGDERAAHGVGVVNAGI, translated from the coding sequence ATGTACGGCGGGCTGCCGTTCCTGGGACTTCCGGCCTTTGGCGGGCACCTGTTTGAGCCCTACCCCCTGCTGGGCTATGAGCTGGCCAACAGCGACCTGTACGCCGCCGTCCGCGCCCTGTCCCTGATTGAGGAGGGCCGCACCACCCGGCCCGTGAACTTCGCGGGACTGGACGCCGAGGAGCTGGGCAGCATCTACGAGAGCCTGCTGGAGCTGCACCCGGAGGTCAACACGGCCACCGGCACCTTTCGCCTGAGCACGGCGGCGGGCAACGAGCGCAAGACCACCGGGAGCTACTACACCCCCTCCGGCCTCATCGAGCTGCTGCTGGAAAGCGCCCTGGACCCGGTGATCGAGGAGGCGCTGACCCAGCCCGACCCGGTGGCCGCCCTCAAGGCCCTCAAGGTGGTGGACCCCGCCTGCGGCAGCGGACACTTTCTGCTCGCCGCCGCCCGGAGGATCGGCCTGGCCCTGGCCCGCGCCGAACACGGCGTGACGCACCCCTCGCCCCAGCAGCTTCGCGCCGCCACCCGTGAGGTGATCGCCCACTGCATCTACGGGGTGGACCTTAACCCGATGGCGACCGAACTCGCCCGGGTCGCCCTGTGGCTGGAAAGCGCCGTGCCCGGCAAGCCGCTCGCCTTCCTGGACCACCGCCTCAGGAGCGGAAACAGCCTGCTGGGTACCACGCCCGAACTCATGCGCCGCGAGGACGAGATTCCCGAAAAGATGGTCAAGCGCGTGCTGAAGCCCGCTGTCAAGGCCGTCACCCTGCACCTCCCCGACGAAGCCTTCGCGGAGCTGGAGGGCGACGACAAGAAGACCGTGAGCGCCCTGAAAAAGCGCAACAAGCAGGAACGTGAAGACCTGATCGAGCGGGCGCACGGCAGCCAGAGCCTCTTTGACGTGGGCGGCGACCTGAGCGGCCTGCGGCGGATGGTCGAGGCCCTGGACCGCATCGAGCCGGACACGCTGGAGCACGTGCAGGCGCAGGAATCCACCTGGGCCGCCATCCAGACGCACGCCGAGCACCAGCGCCTGAAGACCCTGGCCGACGCCTGGTGCGCCGCCTTTGTCGCCCCCAGGGTGCCGGGTGCTCCCGCCATCACCACGGGCACCCTGCGGACCCTGGAGCGCGACCCGCAGAGCCTGCCGGAGGTCACCGCCCTGGTGTCCGAGCTGGCCGAGCAGTACCGCTTCTTTCACTGGCACGTGGAGTTCCCGGACGTGTACGCGCGGGGCGGCTTTGACTGCGTGCTGGGCAATCCGCCGTGGGAACAGATACAGCTTGATCCTCAAGAGTTCTTTGCAGTGAGTCGCCCAGATATTGCCAACGCCCCGAACATGGCTACGCGGGACCGCATGATTGAACGCCTCAAGAGCGAAGACACGAAGCTCTACCAGGCCTATCTGCGCGAAAAACGTCGAACGGAGGGCTTGCAACACTTCATCCATAGCAGTGGCCGCTATCCAAAAACCAGTTTTGGGCGTCTTAATACGGCCCCTCTCTTCTGTGAGCTAAGCAAGGACAGCATCTCGGCAACAGGCATCTGTGGACTTGTTGTCCCCACAGGAATAGCGACCGACTCATTTAATCAGCATTTCTTCAACGAACTGATCGATACGCGCCGCTTGCGCAGCCTGTACGACTTCGAGAACCGGGAAGGCATCTTCCCCGGCGTTCACCGCAGCTTCAAGTTCTGCACCCTGTCGGTCAGCGGCAGGGCCCGCCCGAACAAGGCGGCGAGCTTCGTCTTCTTCGCGCTGCGGCCCGACGACGTGCGCGACCCCGGCAAGCGCTTCACACTCTCGCCCGAAGAGATCGCCCTCCTGAACCCGAACACCCGCACCGCGCCCGTCTTCCGCACGGCCAGGGATGCGGCCATCACCAAGGGCATCTACCAGCGGGTGCCCGTGCTGCTGAACGAGGCGACCGGGGAGAACCCGTGGGGCGTCAAGTTCATGTTGATGTTCATGATGAACACAGCTTCACGTATCTTTCGCACCGCCGCCGAACTGGAAGCCGAGGGCTGGACCCTCAGCGGCAACCGCTACGTGCGCGGGCAGGCGCAGATGCTCCCGCTGTACGAGGCCAAGCTGATGCACCAGTTTGACCACCGCTTTGCCACCTACACGCAGGATGGGAGCACGCGGGACATGACGGCGGGGGAAAAGGCCGACCCCACAAAACTGCCGCTGCCGAGGTACTGGGTGAGTGAAGGGGAAGTCGAGGACAGGCTGATTCAGCGGGACAAGCAAGGGCGTGTGGTCTGGGAGTGGGGGCGGGACTGGCTGATGGGATGGCGGGATATCACGAACGCGACGAATGAGCGGACTTTCATCGGCGCTGTCTATCCGAGAAGAGCGGCAGGTGACACGTTCTTGCAAATGCTCCCGGATTGTCCGATGTCTCAGATTCCGGCCCTGCTGGGGACGCTTAACTCGTTCGCGCATGACTTCGCAGTTAGGCAGAAAGTCGGCGGAACGCACCTCAAATACAACGTCACCCGCCAGCTTCCCGTTCTCCCCCCCTCCACCTTCACGCCCAATCTCCTCGCCTTCATCACGCCGCGTGTGCTGGAGCTAACCTACACGGCGCACGACCTGGCGGGCTTTGCGCGCGACCTGGAGTACGACGGGCCACCCTTCGTGTGGGATGACGAGCGGCGTTTCTGGCTGCGGGCCGAACTGGACGCGCTCTACTTTCACCTGTACGGCGTCGGGCGCGACGACGTGGACTACATCATGGAGACCTTCCCCATCGTGCGGCGCAAGGACGAGGCGAGGTACGGGACGTACCGGACCAAGAACGCCATCCTTGAAATATTCGACGAAATCGCCCGCGTGGGCGTAGAGGGCTACCGCACGCGGCTGACGCCGGGGCCGGGGGACGAACGGGCGGCGCACGGGGTGGGAGTGGTCAATGCCGGGATTTGA
- a CDS encoding metallophosphoesterase: protein MQKFIAVGDIHADWEGLWAALRAASCVTADGRPTPPVCAGRYQVVLIGDLVHPKSERDYARLTGLPRFDPGHPEHLFLAAREQVRQLDRLRAYQAAAPHAVHILLGNHDDAVLNPGYVLGTGSGLVHLEFDPARGGQLLPEHLRAWMEGFARELRVGGVQFAHVSPLPAHTFYDDLFYADPSTKRWFRDSPEYVRMAGLSFGVYGHTLQEGGILLDQEARLAMIDALHAREYLELLLDAAQPEPLQSVRAVPF, encoded by the coding sequence GTGCAGAAATTCATTGCGGTGGGCGACATTCACGCCGATTGGGAGGGTTTGTGGGCAGCGTTGCGAGCGGCGAGCTGTGTGACGGCGGACGGTCGGCCCACGCCGCCGGTGTGCGCCGGTCGGTACCAGGTGGTCCTGATCGGGGACCTTGTTCACCCCAAAAGCGAGCGTGACTACGCGCGGCTGACCGGCCTGCCCCGCTTCGACCCCGGCCATCCGGAGCACCTCTTTCTGGCAGCGCGCGAGCAGGTGCGGCAGCTTGACCGGTTGCGGGCCTACCAGGCGGCCGCTCCCCACGCGGTCCATATCCTGCTGGGCAACCACGACGACGCCGTGCTGAACCCCGGTTATGTGCTGGGGACCGGCAGCGGTCTGGTTCACCTGGAGTTTGACCCGGCGCGGGGCGGTCAGCTCCTGCCCGAGCACCTGCGCGCCTGGATGGAAGGCTTCGCGCGCGAACTGCGGGTGGGCGGCGTGCAGTTTGCCCACGTCTCACCCCTTCCGGCCCACACCTTTTATGACGACCTCTTCTATGCTGATCCCAGCACCAAACGCTGGTTTCGTGACAGCCCCGAGTACGTCCGCATGGCGGGCCTGAGCTTTGGCGTGTACGGGCACACCCTACAGGAAGGGGGCATCCTGCTCGACCAAGAGGCGCGCCTGGCCATGATCGACGCCCTGCACGCCCGTGAGTATCTGGAACTGCTGCTTGACGCTGCCCAGCCAGAGCCCCTCCAGAGTGTTCGCGCCGTGCCCTTTTAG
- a CDS encoding cytochrome P450 produces MTAAHAAALLQGYWQGAHLADPPAYLDRLRALSPVLYDPGTGFALLTGHAELSAALKSPFVRTGKVGGDSAFLQSESARLMAPMMLFHDGASHTRLRSLAQRAFTPRVLEESRAFITALTDELLAEAARQARRRGGEVDAVAALAVPLPVTVIVQMLGLEGHDADLFRTWAGSVADLIGGLNMTPERWAGVEADAGAMRRYFRTLADDLRAHPRPGLLSALAAAEDGGERLSGDELLANAVLLLVAGHETTSNLISGSLHVLHAWPQERAWLAEDPGTRAANAVEELLRFLSPVQGTGRFTVAPLTLGGAELPAGLHLSLSLAGANRDPRVFEAPHRLNLARENARLHLSFAAGAHYCLGAGLARMEAAIFLTRFLARFPEYRVPEQPLDYLPNFTLRGLRALRLNLA; encoded by the coding sequence ATGACCGCCGCTCACGCCGCAGCTCTGCTGCAAGGCTACTGGCAGGGCGCACACCTCGCCGATCCGCCCGCCTACCTGGACCGCCTGCGTGCCCTCTCCCCGGTGCTGTATGACCCCGGCACGGGCTTTGCCCTGCTGACCGGACACGCCGAGCTCAGTGCCGCCCTGAAAAGTCCCTTTGTGCGCACCGGCAAGGTCGGCGGCGACTCCGCCTTCCTCCAGAGCGAATCGGCGCGGCTGATGGCTCCGATGATGCTCTTTCACGACGGCGCTTCTCATACCCGCCTGCGGTCTCTCGCGCAGCGGGCCTTTACGCCGCGGGTGCTGGAAGAAAGCCGCGCCTTTATCACCGCCCTCACCGATGAGCTGCTTGCTGAGGCCGCGCGGCAGGCCCGGAGGCGTGGGGGAGAGGTGGACGCGGTGGCGGCCCTCGCGGTTCCCCTGCCCGTCACCGTGATTGTGCAGATGCTGGGCCTGGAGGGCCACGACGCCGACCTTTTTCGGACCTGGGCGGGCAGCGTGGCGGACCTGATCGGCGGTCTGAACATGACGCCGGAGCGCTGGGCAGGAGTGGAGGCGGACGCCGGGGCGATGCGCCGCTACTTCCGCACGCTGGCGGACGACCTGCGGGCCCACCCCCGACCGGGCCTGCTCTCCGCCTTGGCCGCGGCGGAGGACGGGGGCGAGCGGCTCAGCGGTGATGAGCTGCTTGCCAACGCAGTTCTCCTGCTTGTGGCCGGGCACGAGACGACCAGCAACCTGATCTCCGGGAGCCTGCACGTGCTGCACGCGTGGCCGCAGGAACGGGCCTGGCTGGCCGAAGACCCGGGAACGCGGGCCGCGAACGCGGTGGAAGAGCTGCTGCGCTTTCTCTCGCCCGTGCAGGGAACTGGGCGGTTCACGGTCGCCCCCCTCACGCTGGGCGGCGCCGAATTGCCCGCCGGGCTGCACCTCAGCCTCAGCCTGGCCGGGGCCAACCGTGATCCACGCGTGTTTGAAGCGCCGCACCGCCTCAACCTCGCGCGCGAGAACGCCCGGCTCCACCTCAGTTTTGCCGCCGGAGCCCACTACTGCCTGGGTGCGGGCCTGGCACGGATGGAGGCGGCCATCTTCCTGACGCGTTTCCTGGCTCGTTTTCCTGAGTACCGGGTGCCCGAGCAGCCGCTCGACTACCTGCCGAACTTCACGCTGCGGGGCCTGCGCGCCCTGCGCCTGAACCTCGCTTGA
- a CDS encoding UbiX family flavin prenyltransferase, producing MRLVVGVSGGSGMPYALSVLRALRALEVETHLIVTSGAKRVMTAEGGPQLADLTALARVTHDDRDLSASVASGSFRTDGMLVVPCSAGTLAKVAGGFTDNLLARAAHVTLKERRRLVLVVREDPLSRPVLQNMLSAFDAGATVMTASPGFYHAPGNVGELLHFVTARVLDQFGLDVPGFRRWKEEA from the coding sequence ATGCGGCTGGTGGTCGGGGTCAGTGGGGGCAGCGGCATGCCCTACGCGCTGTCGGTGTTGCGTGCCTTGCGGGCGCTGGAGGTGGAGACCCACCTGATCGTGACCAGTGGGGCCAAGCGAGTGATGACGGCAGAGGGCGGCCCGCAGCTCGCGGACCTCACGGCCCTCGCCCGGGTCACCCACGACGACCGGGACCTCTCGGCCAGCGTCGCCAGCGGGTCTTTTCGCACGGACGGCATGCTGGTGGTGCCGTGCAGCGCCGGAACGCTGGCGAAGGTGGCGGGAGGCTTCACGGACAACCTGCTGGCCCGGGCCGCGCACGTGACCCTCAAGGAGCGGCGGCGGCTGGTGCTCGTCGTGCGTGAGGATCCACTCTCGCGACCGGTGCTTCAGAACATGCTGAGTGCCTTTGACGCGGGCGCGACCGTGATGACCGCCAGCCCCGGCTTCTACCACGCGCCGGGAAACGTGGGCGAACTGCTGCACTTCGTCACGGCCCGCGTCCTCGACCAGTTCGGGCTGGACGTGCCGGGATTCCGGCGCTGGAAGGAGGAGGCGTGA
- the ispD gene encoding 2-C-methyl-D-erythritol 4-phosphate cytidylyltransferase, whose translation MTGVCLLAGRTAALIPAAGSGTRLGRGPKAFVEVAGQSLLARSVAALAPLVDEVLVALPEGWSLPQGIPARATSGGKTRQESVWRLLHATSADVVLVHDAARPFLPGEVVHALLEAVPETGAATAALPVADTLVRGERGRWAGAVPREGLWAVQTPQGFRRELLLRAHAAARAESFSATDDAGLVARLGVPVTLVPGDARLFKVTTPGDLALAQAVAAVWDARR comes from the coding sequence GTGACCGGCGTCTGCTTGCTCGCGGGCCGCACCGCCGCCCTCATTCCCGCCGCTGGGTCCGGCACCCGCCTGGGGCGCGGGCCAAAAGCGTTTGTGGAGGTCGCGGGACAGAGCCTGCTCGCCCGCAGCGTGGCCGCGCTCGCCCCCCTGGTGGATGAGGTGCTGGTGGCGCTGCCCGAGGGATGGAGCCTGCCGCAGGGCATCCCGGCGCGGGCCACCTCGGGCGGCAAGACGCGCCAGGAGAGCGTGTGGCGGCTGCTGCACGCCACCTCGGCGGACGTGGTGCTTGTTCATGACGCGGCGCGGCCCTTCCTGCCGGGGGAGGTGGTGCACGCGCTGCTAGAGGCCGTTCCCGAAACCGGCGCGGCCACCGCCGCCCTGCCCGTGGCCGATACGCTGGTGCGGGGTGAGCGGGGCAGATGGGCGGGCGCGGTCCCCCGTGAGGGCCTGTGGGCGGTGCAGACCCCGCAGGGCTTTCGCCGCGAGCTGCTGCTGCGGGCCCACGCGGCGGCACGAGCCGAAAGCTTCAGCGCGACGGATGACGCGGGCCTGGTTGCCCGGCTGGGTGTCCCGGTGACGCTGGTGCCCGGCGATGCCCGGCTTTTCAAGGTCACCACGCCCGGTGACCTCGCGCTGGCACAAGCGGTCGCGGCGGTATGGGATGCTAGGCGTTGA
- a CDS encoding 4-(cytidine 5'-diphospho)-2-C-methyl-D-erythritol kinase, whose protein sequence is MPGDPATVQPVTGGAAVTYFAPAKVNLGLSVRGLRADGYHELHSIMVPLSVGDELDIRPASTLTLQVEGANLPVDEGNLVYRAARAYLEAAGVPGGAAITLRKRLPLASGLGGGSSDAATTLMALARLYPASVSLPTLALTLGADVPFFLLGRAALAQGIGEVLTPLPVPRVPLVLVHPGVAVSARDAYAWLDGEEGFTPALDVEGVLAALADGRNVPYRNALQGPVAARHAPIREALDALSRAGLRSPLMSGSGSTCFALAENDDQAHAAARTLQAEHPGWWVAATCTL, encoded by the coding sequence ATGCCTGGAGATCCTGCGACTGTTCAACCGGTAACGGGCGGTGCCGCCGTCACCTACTTCGCCCCCGCCAAGGTCAATCTCGGCCTGAGCGTCCGTGGGCTGCGCGCCGACGGCTACCACGAGCTCCACTCCATCATGGTGCCGCTCAGCGTCGGCGACGAGCTGGACATCCGCCCGGCCAGCACCCTCACCCTCCAGGTCGAGGGGGCCAACCTCCCGGTGGACGAAGGGAACCTGGTGTACCGCGCCGCGCGGGCGTATCTGGAGGCAGCGGGCGTGCCAGGGGGCGCGGCGATCACCCTGCGCAAGCGCCTGCCCCTCGCCTCCGGCCTGGGCGGCGGCAGCAGCGACGCGGCCACCACGCTGATGGCCCTGGCGCGGCTGTATCCCGCGTCCGTGTCCCTTCCCACGCTGGCCCTGACCCTGGGCGCGGACGTGCCGTTTTTCCTGCTGGGACGAGCGGCCCTCGCGCAGGGCATCGGGGAGGTCCTGACGCCGCTGCCGGTGCCGCGTGTGCCGCTCGTGCTCGTTCATCCCGGCGTAGCGGTGAGCGCCCGGGACGCCTACGCCTGGCTGGACGGCGAGGAAGGCTTTACGCCCGCCCTCGACGTGGAGGGCGTGCTTGCGGCCCTGGCCGATGGCCGGAACGTCCCGTACCGGAACGCCCTGCAAGGCCCCGTCGCCGCCCGCCACGCGCCCATTCGCGAGGCCCTCGACGCGCTCAGCCGCGCAGGCCTACGCTCGCCTTTGATGAGTGGCTCCGGGTCGACCTGCTTCGCGCTGGCCGAAAACGACGACCAGGCCCATGCCGCCGCCCGCACGCTCCAGGCTGAGCATCCGGGGTGGTGGGTGGCGGCGACCTGCACCCTGTAG